In Uranotaenia lowii strain MFRU-FL chromosome 2, ASM2978415v1, whole genome shotgun sequence, one genomic interval encodes:
- the LOC129741331 gene encoding uncharacterized protein LOC129741331: MVANVTGKIRGHSNRGTPLVINNVLSIPELRDNLMSVKKLTSAGIHVSFGANQAVLKKDGEIVATAKQRGGLYELKVFVEQKSVNACEANLNVLWYRRLCHLSQQGMRTIVKNNLATGMDIKADRLEFCDACVRGKMCREPFHGTRIRATRPLERIHSDVWGPIGSRFFVSLIDDHTHFAVVYSMRRKSEVFKSLREFPNLPWIKDKGIQIEPTVAYTPQQNICFP, from the exons ATGGTTGCCAACGTGACTGGAAAAATTCGTGGTCATAGCAATAGAGGAACCCCTTTGGTAATCAACAACGTGCTTTCCATTCCTGAGTTGAGGGATAACTTGATGTCGGTGAAAAAGCTGACAAGTGCTGGTATCCATGTTAGTTTTGGAGCAAACCAAGCTGTGCTCAAGAAAGACGGAGAAATCGTAGCAACGGCCAAGCAACGGGGTGGTTTGTACGAACTGAAAGTTTTCGTTGAGCAGAAGTCGGTAAATGCATGTGAGGCGAATCTAAATGTTCTTTGGTACCGTCGCCTGTGCCATCTGAGCCAACAAGGTATGCGAACAATAGTGAAGAACAATCTGGCTACCGGAATGGACATCAAAGCAGATCGTCTGGAGTTTTGCGATGCCTGTGTGCGTGGGAAAATGTGTCGAGAGCCATTCCATGGTACCCGAATCAGAGCAACGAGGCCATTGGAGAGAATCCATTCGGATGTATGGGGCCCTATTGGATCAAGGTTTTTCGTCTCCTTAATCGATGACCACACACACTTTGCCGTGGTTTATTCGATGCGCCGGAAGTCTGAGGTTTTTAAGAGCTTACGGGAATTTCCAAATTTACCATGGATCAAGGAT AAAGGTATCCAGATCGAGCCAACGGTTGCATACACGCCCCAGCAGAacatatgtttcccttga